One Lysinibacillus fusiformis genomic window carries:
- a CDS encoding class I SAM-dependent methyltransferase yields MEKIEKLFAMLNERAEKLEKEHNITLLEGILDGLEAWLDGEVDFSQADATKEDVRKAIQIAVLKGMRKGSQPNHQMTPDTLGLLVGYFVEQIFVERLEKEKISIMDPAVGTGNLLLTVMNLLDGKIEATGVEVDELLIRLAAATADLTEQPVSLFRQDALQDLLVDPVDAIVCDLPVGYYPNEDVALDYEVCAPEGMSYAHHLFIEQSVNYTKDGGYLFFLAPTHLFESEQSKQLHKYIQKHAWIQAIIQLPDTMFANKAHEKSIVILQKQGENFKAPKEVLLAKVPNMQNKQALAMFFEKVKMWQEEK; encoded by the coding sequence ATGGAAAAAATCGAGAAATTATTTGCAATGCTGAATGAGCGTGCCGAAAAGCTAGAAAAAGAGCACAATATAACACTGTTAGAAGGCATACTGGATGGTTTAGAGGCATGGCTAGATGGAGAAGTCGATTTCTCACAGGCAGATGCAACGAAAGAAGACGTACGAAAAGCAATTCAAATTGCCGTTTTAAAAGGAATGCGTAAAGGTTCCCAGCCAAATCATCAAATGACACCAGATACGCTTGGTTTATTAGTCGGCTATTTTGTTGAGCAAATTTTTGTTGAACGTTTAGAAAAAGAAAAAATTTCTATAATGGATCCAGCTGTTGGTACAGGTAACTTACTCTTGACGGTAATGAACTTACTAGATGGTAAAATAGAAGCCACAGGAGTAGAGGTTGATGAGTTACTCATCCGTTTAGCGGCAGCAACTGCAGATTTAACTGAGCAGCCCGTATCACTATTCCGTCAAGATGCATTGCAAGATTTATTAGTCGATCCTGTAGATGCGATTGTCTGTGATTTACCAGTTGGTTATTATCCAAATGAAGATGTGGCATTGGATTATGAAGTGTGTGCACCAGAGGGAATGAGCTATGCACACCATTTATTCATTGAGCAATCTGTTAATTATACGAAGGATGGCGGGTATTTATTTTTCCTAGCGCCAACTCATCTTTTTGAATCTGAGCAATCGAAGCAATTGCATAAGTACATTCAAAAGCACGCTTGGATTCAGGCTATTATCCAATTGCCAGATACAATGTTTGCGAATAAAGCACATGAAAAAAGTATTGTTATTTTACAAAAGCAAGGCGAGAACTTTAAGGCGCCAAAAGAAGTGTTACTTGCGAAGGTACCCAACATGCAAAATAAACAAGCGCTTGCTATGTTCTTTGAGAAAGTGAAGATGTGGCAAGAGGAGAAATAA